TCGTCGTCGGCTTCGGCAGGCTCAACGGCCGCGCGGTCGGGATCGTGGCCAACCAGCCGGCCCACCTGGCCGGGTGCCTCGACATCAGCGCGTCACTGAAGGGGGCGCGCTTCGTCCGCTTCTGCGACTGCTTCAACATCCCGCTCGTGACGTTCGAGGATGTGCCCGGGTTCCTGCCGGGCACCGGCCAGGAGTACGGCGGGATCATCAAGCACGGGGCCAAGCTCCTCTACGCGTACTGCGAGGCCACGGTCCCCAAGCTCACCGTGATCACCCGCAAGGCCTACGGCGGGGCGTATTGCGTCATGTCCTCCAAGCACATCCGCGGCGACGCCAACTTCGCCTACCCCACGGCTGAGATCGCGGTCATGGGGCCCGAGGGCGCCGTCAACATCCTCTACCGGCGCGAGCTCGAGCGCGCGGCCGACCCGGCGAAGATCAGGGAGGAGAAGATCGCCGAGTACCGGGCGAAGCTCGCCAACCCCTACGTGGCCGCCGAGCGCGGGTACATCGACGAGGTCATCGAGCCCAAGGACACGCGGCGCAAGCTCTGCCAGGCCCTGGAGCTCCTCCACACGAAGCGGGATGCAACCCCCCCCAGGAAGCACGGGAACATCCCGCTGTAGGGAGGCGAGCACGGACGAGGAGCAAAGCCATGGATGCTACGCTGATCGTGGTCTTCGTCAATGGACTCGTCCAGCTCGTCAGGTTGATCCTCCTCGCGGTCTTAACCTGGAGAGGCCAGAGGGAACTCGCGAGGATGGGGCGGGCCGTCGCAGGGCTCGTCGTGCAGGAAGAGGAAAAAACGCGCGAACTTCTGCGTCAGCGAGGCTAGCCATGGACCCCGAGGCGCTGAAGCGGATCGAGGAGGCGAGGCGCAGGTGGGAGGAGGAAGTGCTGAAGCCCGCGCTCGGCAGAGCGCCGGAGCGCGACGCGCTCTTCACCACCTCCTGGGGGAGCCCGGTGGAGTGCATCTCCACACCGGCCGACGCCGCCGGGTTCGACTACCTGAAGGACCTCGGCTTCTCCGGGCAGTACCCGTTCACCCGCGGCGTGCAGCCAACCATGTATCGGGGCCGCCTGTGGACGATGCGCCAGTACGCCGGCTTCGGGAGCGCCGAGGAGACCAATGCGCGGTACCGCTACCTCCTGGCGCAGGGGCAGACCGGGCTCAGCGTCGCCTTCGACCTGCCGACTCAGATGGGGTACGACGCCGACCACACCATGGCCCGAACGGAGGTGGGGAAGGTCGGGGTCTCCATCTCGTCCCTCGAGGACATAGCCGCCCTCTTCGAGGGGATCCCGCTGGATCGGGTCTCCACCTCGATGACCATCAACGCCACGGCCTCGATCCTCCTCTGCCTCTACATCGCGGTGGCCGAGCGCCAGCGGGTGTCGCCGGAGCAGCTCTCCGGCACCGTCCAGAACGACATCCTGAAGGAGTACATCGCCCGCGGCACGTACATCTACCCGGTGGGGCCGTCCATGCGGCTCGTCACCGACACGTTCGCCTTCTGCCGGGAGCGGGTTCCCCGCTGGAACAGCATCTCCGTCTCGGGCTACCACATGCGGGAGGCCGGCTGCACGGCGGTCCAGGAGGTGGCGTTCACGCTCGCGAACGGGATCGCGTACGTCCAGGCGGCCGTCGAGGCGGGGCTCGCGGTGGACGAGTTCGCTCCCCAGATCAGCTTTTTCTTCAACGCCCACAACAACCTGATCGAAGAGGTGGCGAAGTTCCGCGCCGCCCGGCGGCTCTGGGCGCGCCTCATGCGGGAGCGCTTCGGGGCCCGGGACCCGCGCTCGTGGATGCTCCGCTTCCACGCCCAGACGGCGGGGAGCATGCTCACGGCGCAGCAGCCGGAGAACAACATCGTGCGGGTGACGATCCAGGCCCTGGCCGCGGTGCTCGGCGGCTGCCAGTCGCTCCACACGAACTCCATGGACGAGGCCCTGGCGCTCCCAGCCGAGAGCGCGGTGCGCCTGGCGCTCAGGACGCAGCAGATCCTCGCCTACGAGTCGGGGGTCGCGGACACCGTTGACCCGCTCGGCGGCGCCTACGCCGTGGAGCGGTTGACGCGCCAGATCGAGGAGGAGGCGGAGAGCTACATCGCGAAGATCGACGGGCTCGGCGGGGCCGTCCACGCCATCCCGTTCATGCAGCGCGAGATCCAGGAGGCCGCCTACCGTTACCAGCAGGAGGTGGAGTCGCGGGCGCGCATTATGGTCGGCGTCAACGAGTTCGTCACGGAGGAGCCGCCGCCGTCCGGGCTCTTCCGCGTGGACCCGGAGGTGGAGGCGCGCGTGGGCGAGCGGTTGGCGCGCCTGCGCAAGGAGCGGGATCGGGACCGGGTCGCCCGCGCGCTCGATCGGCTCGAGACGGCGGCCCGCGGCAAAGACAATCTCCTGCCCCTGATCCTGGACGCGGTCAAGGCCCGCGTGACTCTGGGCGAAATCTGCGAGGCGCTCCGTCGGGTGTTCGGGATGCACCAGCCCTCGCTCGTCTTCTAGCGCCGTGCCGATAACCGTCGCATCTCTGCGTCCTCCGACCACCCTTCGGGTGGTGCCCGCGCCCATCCTCAACGTACCCGGAGTACGCCTCCGGTGGGCTCCTCCCTGCGTCCTTGACCTGCTCGGTTCTCGTCCCGGCGCGGGCGTATAGGAGGTCCCCACGCGTCGGTCAGGCCGCATCGCCCTGGGCCTCTTCCTGCTGGTGCTGTCGCCCGTCCTCCGGAGCCCGGCCGACGCGGGGCTGACCGAGCAGGTGGGGGCGACCTTCGCCCTCATGGTGGAGGACTTCTTCAAGGCCTTCCCCGCCGTGGAAGGCCTCGTGGTGGCGGTGGAGGGCGATCGGCTGTACATGGACCTCGCCGGCAAGGACGGCATCCAGGAGGGGCAGGAGCTCACTGTGTTCCGCAAGGGGGAGGTGTTCCGTCACCCCCTCACCCATCAGCCCCTCGGGCGCTACGAGGAGCGCCTGGGCCACGCGCACGTGCTCCGCATCTTTCCGGCGTACTCGGAGGCCCGCTACATCCCGCTGAACGGCAAGCCCCGGGCGCGTCCCGAGGACGGGGTGCGCATCACCCGCGGCCGGATCCGGGTGGCGGTGGCGCCGGCCCTGGACCTCACCGAGTCCGGCGCCGACCTTCGGCGGGTGCCCTACCTGCTCGCCGTCGCCCTCGAACGGACGAAGCGCTTCGAGGCGGTGGATCCCCAGCGGGTCGTCGACCTCTTCGCCACCGAGGGTGCGCAGGTCGAGGTCCTCCTCGTCGGCCCCGACAAGGCCGCCCGGCTGGGGCGGGCCCTCGAAGTTGCCGGCTGGCTCGTGCCGGTGCTTCTGGTGCGCGGCGGGGTCACGTACCTGGACGTGACGTGGATCTCCGCGGTGACTGGCCACGCGCTCTTCTCGAAGCGCCGGACGCTCGCCCGCCCTGAGCCGACCGAGGAGCAGCGGTTCCCCTGGGAGCCCCGGGCCGTCGACTAGCAATCGGAGGGGGCCCGGGCGGGTACCCGGGCCGGAGGCCCGGGTGCGCCGAAGGCGTGGGTGTCCCCCTCCGAGGCCTCCCCCAGGAATGGTGGTTCGCGAAGCGCGGGGCGACGCGCTCCTAGCCCCGCTGGCACGGGCGCGCCGCCGTCCGAGTGGATTAGGCCAAGTATGTCTGCTATCGTATGGGCGCCATGAGCGGCCGAGGGCCGGTGGTGTTGCTGAGCGTCTTCTTCGTCAGTACGGTCATGGTCTCCGGATGCGTGAGCCTGCGCGAGCTTGCGGGCTTTCCGGCCGAGTCGACCCCGAGCGTGTCGCGTCGGACGACGGAGGCTCGCTGGGTCCTGATCAAGAACCCGCGCTTCGGCTCGGTCCCGAGCGAGCCGGAGTATGTCTGGACGGAAGAGGATAAGATTCCCTGGACCGCCACCAGCGTCGTCTTCGGCAAGCGCGCGATCCTCGCGCCGCCGGAGATCGTGGAGAAGTACGGCAGCCCGCCCGGGGGTGGAAAGATCAGCCCGCTCCAGGGAGGGCCCTACGCCGCCGAGCGGGCGGCGCAGAGGCCGAGCGGGTCGAGTCCTCGAGCGGAGGCCCGGGCCGAGGCGCGACCGACGCCGGCGGGGCGAGGCGGGGCCGTGGAGAAGGCAGATGCCTCGGCCCGGCTCGGGTACGTGGTCTTCGTGGACACCAACCGGGTCGTGATTGACCTGACGGCCCAGGATGGTCTCAGGCCGGGGAGTGTCGTGAGCCTCCGCCGAAACAAGATTCCGATCATCCACCCCATCACCGGCGAGCTTCTCGGCGAGCTCGACGAGGAGGTGGCGACGGGCAAGGTCGTCGAGGTCCGGGAGCGCTTTTCCGTCGTCGAGATCCAGTCGAGCACCCCCGGCAACGAGATCCGGGTGAAGGATCGAGTGACCCTCCGGTAACCCGCCCAACACGGCAGCGCGCCATCGCATGAGCTGGCCCGTAACGCTTGAGACCGTCCTGAAGGAGCGGATTGGGCGGCTGGTGGGGGACGAGCTGGCCGCCGTCGAGCGCGAGATCGCGCGCCAGCTTCACTCCTCGGTCGGCCTGGTTCGCGAGATGGGCGGCTATATCGCCGGGGCGGGCGGTAAGCGGCTGCGCCCGATCCTCCTCCTGCTGGCGGCGCGCCTGTCCGGTTACCGCGGCCCCCGCAGCGTCAGGCTGGGCTGCGTGGTCGAGCTCCTGCACACCGCCACGCTGGTGCACGACGACGTCGTGGACCAGGCGCCGCTGCGGCGCGGGCTCCCCTCCGCCAACGCCCGCTGGGGCGACGACGCGTCCATTCTCGTGGGGGACCACCTGTACTCCAAGTCGTTCGCGATGCTGGTCCACGACAACGACCCGGGCGTGATGGAAACGCTGGCGCGCGCGACGGTCTCGATGACGGAGGCCGAGCTGTTCCAGCTGGAGAAGAAGCGGAACGGTCACATCACCGAGGC
This Candidatus Rokuibacteriota bacterium DNA region includes the following protein-coding sequences:
- a CDS encoding methylmalonyl-CoA mutase family protein; amino-acid sequence: MDPEALKRIEEARRRWEEEVLKPALGRAPERDALFTTSWGSPVECISTPADAAGFDYLKDLGFSGQYPFTRGVQPTMYRGRLWTMRQYAGFGSAEETNARYRYLLAQGQTGLSVAFDLPTQMGYDADHTMARTEVGKVGVSISSLEDIAALFEGIPLDRVSTSMTINATASILLCLYIAVAERQRVSPEQLSGTVQNDILKEYIARGTYIYPVGPSMRLVTDTFAFCRERVPRWNSISVSGYHMREAGCTAVQEVAFTLANGIAYVQAAVEAGLAVDEFAPQISFFFNAHNNLIEEVAKFRAARRLWARLMRERFGARDPRSWMLRFHAQTAGSMLTAQQPENNIVRVTIQALAAVLGGCQSLHTNSMDEALALPAESAVRLALRTQQILAYESGVADTVDPLGGAYAVERLTRQIEEEAESYIAKIDGLGGAVHAIPFMQREIQEAAYRYQQEVESRARIMVGVNEFVTEEPPPSGLFRVDPEVEARVGERLARLRKERDRDRVARALDRLETAARGKDNLLPLILDAVKARVTLGEICEALRRVFGMHQPSLVF
- a CDS encoding polyprenyl synthetase family protein, which codes for MSWPVTLETVLKERIGRLVGDELAAVEREIARQLHSSVGLVREMGGYIAGAGGKRLRPILLLLAARLSGYRGPRSVRLGCVVELLHTATLVHDDVVDQAPLRRGLPSANARWGDDASILVGDHLYSKSFAMLVHDNDPGVMETLARATVSMTEAELFQLEKKRNGHITEADYLRIITQKTASFFAACCRIGAVLGQCDPERVEALTRFGLGVGVAFQISDDSLDFVADEARLGKAIGADLREGKRTLPLIAALDRAGSQERQRVLTLLRRRHLDPEEIEEVRRLVLEHDGVEYALARARTYAQSAKEDLSRFASCEERETLALVADYVVDRDR